Genomic DNA from Paenibacillus borealis:
TGGAAATCACCCCGGGCATCAGCGGTCCGCTCATGCAGGATGAAGCCATAACCTTCCTGTACCGCGATGAGGAGCTGTTCCGCAGCGGCGATGTGTCTGCGATAACAGACATTAAAGTGAAAGTGAACGGTAAAGAATATCCGATGGAGTATGATCCGGCGAAGGAATGGTTCAGCTACCGGCTGAGTGGTCTGGAGGAAGGCATTTATAAGTATACCTTCATCGTAACCAAGGACGGAGTGACCCGTGAGTTCACCGACCCCCACAACACGGTGGGAGGAGAATCCTCCCTGTATTATCACAAACCGGAGGTTAACATTACGGCAACGGTGAATCCGCCGGCTGTAACCTCCAATGAGAATGCTGTAGTAACGGTGAAGGCTGTCTCCACAGAGGAAGTGTCCTATAAGGACGCTTATCTGGATCTTACCGCTCTGGGAGGACCAGCCAAGGTCAAATTCGATACAGAGCTAATGCAGCAGAGCATAGCGGTGAAGGATGATGTGCCTGCTGGTATCAAGAGTATTCCAATTGTCCTTGTGGACCAGTATGGCAATCTGCACAGACAGTCTGCTGAAATCGAGGTGAAAGCCAGAACCTACAGCGGTTCCAAGCTTGATTTCGACTGGGATGAAGCGCGGATCTATTTCGCACTGACCGACCGCTTCAAGGACGGTGACCCTGACAACAATGAGAATGTGGACAAGGCACATCTTGAAGCCTATCATGGCGGCGATTTCAGGGGAATGATCGACAATCTCGATTATCTGCAGGAATTGGGCATCAACACGCTCTGGATTACGCCGGTTGTAGATAATATTGATTTCAACCAGGGTGTCAGCTTCGGCGGCAAGCAATATGCTTATCACGGGTATTGGGCCAAAGACTTCACCAAGCTTGATGAGCATCTGGGCGATATGGCGACCTTCAAGGAACTGATTGAGAAGGCGCATGACAAGGGCATTAAGATTATGGTCGATGTGGTGCTTAACCATACAGGCTACGGGTTGAAGGAGAGTGATGATAATCCTGGCGTAACGGCAGAGGAAAAGGCGCGTTTTGCCGGAATGCTGCGTACGGACGGCGTTCAAGCCGATACGGATGTCATCAAAGGCGAGCTCAGCGGTCTGCCTGACTTCAAGACGGAGGATCCTGCGGTACGCAAGCAGATCATTGCCTGGCAGACAGGCTGGCTGGATAATGCCCGGACAGAGCGGGGAGATACTATCGACTATTTCCGCGTTGATACGGTCAAGCATGTGGAGAGCACAACCTGGAAAGCATTTAAAAATGCACTGACGGCTATAGATCCGGGCTTTAAAATGGTCGGCGAATACTTCGGCGGAACCGCCGATAATGACGGCGGCATGCTGCAGAGCGGGCAAATGGACGGTTTGCTTGATTTTAGCTTTAATGATCAGGCCAAGCTGTTCGCAGATGGCAGTATTAATGCTGTGGATGTTTATCTGCAGGAGCGCGAAGCGAAGATCAGCAACACCGGGGTAATGGCACAATTCCTCAGCAGCCACGATGAGGATGGTTTCCTCTCGGACTATGTTGACGGGGATAAGGGTAAGCTCAAGATCGCTGCCGCGCTGCAGATCACGGCCAAGGGCCAGCCGGTAATTTACTACGGGGAAGAGCTGGGCCGGTCCGGGAAAAATGCCGGAGATATGGCAAGCGGCAAGTTCAGCGAGAACCGGGGCGATATGCCTTGGGATCAGCTCACTGCAGAGCAGGGGCTTCATGATCATTATCAGAAGCTGCTGAACATCCGGGCACAATACTCCCAGGTATATGCCAAAGGTGTCCGCACCAAGCTTGCGGGTTCTGATGATCTGGGCTACCTGGCCTTCAACAAGCAATACGGGAAGGATAATGTTGTTACGGTAATCAACACGAAGAAGGAAGGTCTAAGTGCAGAAATTCCAGTGCCTTTTGCGGCATTGTCTTCTGTAAGAGATGAGTACAGCGGCAAGCTGTATACGGTATCGGCTGACCGGAAGATTACGATTGATCTGCCGGGAAGAGATGATGGCGGAACTGTGATTCTGGCGGCGGAGCCGGTTGTAGTGCCACCAACACCAACACCAACAACGGAACCAACGCCAACGCCAGCGGCAGAATCCGAAACAAGTTCCGTTGTAAAGCCGACGGTAACACCAACGCCAGCGCCAACGGCGGTTCCGGCAGGCACACAGATAATAAGTGAGCAGGATCTTCGAAATGGCAAGGATGGCAGACTAAAGCTCACTCTGGAACCGGGCAAGACTTCGGTGCTGCTGCCGGTCCAGGCAGCTAAGGCGCTGGGGAATAATGAGCTGGTTATTCACTCGGAGGGGCTGTCCGTTACTTTCCCGAATGCTGTGCTGGCTGATGTTGGGGCCATGGTAACGGAGGCGGACACGGAGGGTACGCATATCCTGCTGGAGCTGACTCCGCTTAGCGAAGCTGCAGCACAGGATGCAGTCAAGAGATTCAGTAAGGAGAACATGGTTGCAACTGCTGTATCCGGGGTCTACGATCTTAAGCTGCAGATTATCAAAAAAGACGGGACCAGCCTGTCTGTTACAACCTTTAAGCAGCCGGTTACGATATCACTGAAGCTTCAAGGCAATCCGGTTAAGGATTGGACAGGTATATTCTATCTCGCTGATAACGGTGAACTGAAGTATGCGGGGGGCGCAGCGCAAGCGGATGGCTCATTTACTGCGGCAGTTACACATTTCAGCAAGTATGCCGCGCTACAGATTAATGCAATGTTCAAGGATGTGCCGGATTCCCACTGGGCTTCTGCTGCCATTAAATCACTTGCAGCGAAACAGGTGGCAACAGGGGTGTCGTCTGCTGAATTTGAACCTGCAAGAAAGGTGACGCGTGCGGAGTTCACGGCACTGCTGATGCGTGCACTCGGCCAGTCAGGGGAAGGGGAAGCATTATTCGCTGATGTCCAGGCTGATGCCTGGTACGCTTCTTATGTAGCCGCTGCCGTCAAGTCAGGCATCGTCAACGGGCGCAGCAGCGCTGCCTTTGCTCCAGACGCTGCAATCAGCCGTGAGGAAATGGCGGTCATGGTCATCCGCGCTCTGGAGTTCAAACAGGGCAGGATTCTGGCTTCCGTAACAGCTCCGGCCCTGTTTGCAGATGCCTCCAGCATCAGCGGGTGGGCGGATGCTTATGTGAATGCCGCCGTAGAGCTTAAACTTGTGCAGGGCAGAGCTCATCAGCTGTTTGTCCCGCAAGGACAGCTGACCCGTGCAGAGAGCGCACAGGTGATTTATAATCTGCTTGGCAAATAACCGGATTATTGAATTGGAATAGAACGTAAAAGGGTATTCCGCAAGCCATAACGGCTGCGGAATACCCTGTTTGCTGTGCATGGACTATAAATCAATCGAATAATCAGAATAATCAAATGAATGCTGCACCTGAAACGGAGTCTAGGCCAAATTGGCCTGAAGCACCGCATAACCATAAGCCGGCAGCTTGAGCGTCAGCCTGCCGCGTTCAGCGCGGAGCGGTTCCCCGGTGAGCAGATTTTCCCAGGAGCGTTCCTGAACGTCTACCAGGAAGGTCTGCGCGGTCTCCTCCGTATTGATCAGCACGATTATCAGATCATCGCCCAGGTTGCGTTCATAAGCCAGTTTGCTGCCCTGGGGTCCGGCTTCAAGGAAAGTGAAGCTTCCCGTGCGCAGTGCCGGATGGCTGCCGCGGATCTCAATCAGCTTACGGTAATAGCTGAACAGGTCACGGTCCTGCTTCGCCGGATCCCACTCCATGCACTTGCGGCAGTCCGGATCGCCGTCGCCGTCCATGCCGATCTCATCCCCGTAATAGATGCAGGGAGTGCCCATGAAGGTGAACTGGAACAGCGCAGCCAGCCTCAGCTTGTTCTTATCCCCGTCTGCCACAGTGAGCAGACGTGCAGTGTCGTGGCTGTCCAGCAGATTGAAGGCTACCTCGCTGGCCTGCAGCGGGTAACGGGACAGCTGCTTGCCGATGGAGTTGGCGAAGCCCTCTGCATCAAGTGTGCCATAGACGAAGAAGTCGAGCACAGCATCAGTGAACGGGTAATTCATGACCGCATCGAACTTGTCACCCTCCAGCCAAGGCGCGGATTCATGCCAGATTTCGCCGAGAATATAAGCCTCGGGGTTGGCACGCTTCACGACTTTGCGGAAGTCGCGCCAGAATTCATGATCCACCTCATTTGCCACATCCAGGCGCCAGCCGTCAATACCGACCTCCCTGATCCAGTATTCAGCGACTTTCAGCAAATATTCTTTAACCTCAGGATTCTCTGTGTTCAGCTTCGGCATCAGCGGTTCAAAGGCAAAGGCGTCATAGTTGGGAATGTTGTCCACTACCTGGAGCGGGAATTCACGTACGTGGAACCAATCCTTATAGACTGAGGCTTCGCCCTTCTCCAGCACATCCACGAACGGGGCAAAGGTACGGCCCGCATGGTTAAATACAGCATCAAGCAATACACGGATACCTCGTTCATGGCAGGCATCAACCAGTCTTTTCAGCGTAGCTACATCACCGAAATGAGGATCAACCATCATATAGTCTTCTGTGTCATATTTATGGTTGGTGGTAGCTGTGAAGATTGGAGTGAAATAGATGCCGGTTATCCCCAGTTCAGTGAGATGATCCAGATGGTCAATAACCCCCTGCAGATCGCCGCCGAAGAAGTTGTCAGGCTTGGGAGTACCGCCCCATGGCTGTACATTGTCCGGATTCAGACTGGGGTCACCGTTTGCGAAGCGTTCAGGGAAGATCTGATAGAAAACAGCATCCTTCACCCAAGCCGGAGGTGTAAAGACATCACCGCGGTTAATGTAAGGGAATTCAAACAACCGGTTTGGATTAGCGGGACGTTCTGTCTGGAAATCGCTCTCTGTCATCCAGATACGCTCATGGCCCTTTTGCAGCAGGAAGCCATACTTCAGCCGGCGGTAGAGGGGAACCGATTCGCATTCCCAGTAATCGAACATCGCATCGGAAGTAAACAGAGTCATGGGTATCAATTCCTTGGTGGTATCCCAGGCGTATTTGTCACCAGCCCAGGCGAAGACCTCGGTCAGATCGCCTTTCTTGGCGCGCAAGCGCAGGTGGATCGTTTCATGATCATAGGCATAAGACCAATTGAGGCGCGGACGATGATATACAGCTTCTAACAACATAATGATTCCTCCTAAAAGTTTTGACGGATTTCTCTTCGCAAAGCTGCCTCGGGAGCATACGTTTAGCGTCTGGTGCATGGTTAGCACAGGATTTGTGCCATACCCGCACTCGTTATTCCCATTCTGCACATAGCAAACAGGCACAACCGGCACCGGGTGGCTTGTCCGAGGTTGTACCCAAATGAAGTAACATTGCCTTTAAATTATGTGAAGAATATGGGGTTCATAATGTTTTGGATTATATCACGGAATAATTAGAGGTTCAATAGATTTGTACAAACCTTTGCACAAATTTACGGCTAGGGGAAACCGATTTCCGAAGTCCCAGAAATGAAATAATATAGAAATTAAAAGACAAAATAATTTAAATAACGACAAAAAAATCATTATTCATTTTTTTAATCAAAGATATCAAAAGGTATTTAAAGTAAACATGTGAAATAGGAAGATAAAACCTTATTATGTACGAATTATTGGTGATTTTGGCTGATTTCACTATGTGCAAACGTTTTTACAACTATAACGTGCTGATGTATTATGGATTCAGGAATGAAGCGCTTTCTAAACCTGGCGCAGTACATACAGAAGGATCAATTTGAGAAACACGGATTTTTTTTGAAACTTCTGAAATCGTTTGCGCAAAAATTAGGGGCCATATCTTCAAATCAAGTGAAACATAAAATCGGGAGGGGTTAAAAGTAATGAATTTAAAAAAACTCATGGTTCTCACCGCATCGTTTTCTATGGCAATGTCGATTACGGCGTGCGGCTCAAACAACAATAACGGGGGTAATGCAGCAGCAACAAATGCTCCTGCGGGTAATGCAGTGGCAACAGACAACGCTGGTACAAACGGCGAGAACACACCGGCAACAGACGAGATTGTGCCTGAAGAAGGCGCATCCCTGGTAATCT
This window encodes:
- a CDS encoding alpha-glycosidase — its product is MLLEAVYHRPRLNWSYAYDHETIHLRLRAKKGDLTEVFAWAGDKYAWDTTKELIPMTLFTSDAMFDYWECESVPLYRRLKYGFLLQKGHERIWMTESDFQTERPANPNRLFEFPYINRGDVFTPPAWVKDAVFYQIFPERFANGDPSLNPDNVQPWGGTPKPDNFFGGDLQGVIDHLDHLTELGITGIYFTPIFTATTNHKYDTEDYMMVDPHFGDVATLKRLVDACHERGIRVLLDAVFNHAGRTFAPFVDVLEKGEASVYKDWFHVREFPLQVVDNIPNYDAFAFEPLMPKLNTENPEVKEYLLKVAEYWIREVGIDGWRLDVANEVDHEFWRDFRKVVKRANPEAYILGEIWHESAPWLEGDKFDAVMNYPFTDAVLDFFVYGTLDAEGFANSIGKQLSRYPLQASEVAFNLLDSHDTARLLTVADGDKNKLRLAALFQFTFMGTPCIYYGDEIGMDGDGDPDCRKCMEWDPAKQDRDLFSYYRKLIEIRGSHPALRTGSFTFLEAGPQGSKLAYERNLGDDLIIVLINTEETAQTFLVDVQERSWENLLTGEPLRAERGRLTLKLPAYGYAVLQANLA